The proteins below come from a single Triplophysa rosa linkage group LG12, Trosa_1v2, whole genome shotgun sequence genomic window:
- the ttc36 gene encoding tetratricopeptide repeat protein 36: protein MASANDRAVLQAIFNPTSPFGDIPALNQEDELTDDDSVFDPELLKQVKDLELQGVSVTESGDLPAALQHFNQAIRVLPQRASAYNNRAQTKRLQGDTEGAVEDLEKAISLSRGTGRTACQALVQRGLLLRLAGRDEEARVDFEKAAALGSEFARQQAVILNPYAALCNRMLSEVIDKIRNPEISEAK from the exons ATGGCTTCAGCAAATGACAGAGCAGTCCTACAAGCCATATTCAACCCAACCAGCCCGTTTGGAGATATTCCTGCATTAAACCAAGAAGATGAGCTGACAGATGATG ACAGTGTTTTTGACCCCGAGCTTCTGAAGCAGGTGAAAGATCTGGAACTACAGGGAGTCTCTGTCACTGAATCTGGAGATCTGCCCGCTGCCCTTCAGCATTTTAACCAGGCCATAAGGGTCCTGCCGCAAAGAGCCTCGGCCTACAATAACCGAGCTCAGACCAAACGTCTACAGGGAGATACTGAAG GTGCAGTGGAGGATCTTGAGAAGGCCATCTCTCTGAGCCGAGGCACAGGACGAACAGCGTGCCAGGCTCTAGTCCAGCGCGGGCTTCTGCTCAGGTTGGCTGGCCGTGATGAAGAGGCTCGGGTGGACTTTGAGAAGGCAGCAGCTCTGGGCAGTGAGTTTGCCCGGCAACAGGCTGTGATTTTAAATCCATACGCTGCACTGTGTAACCGTATGCTGTCAGAGGTCATCGATAAAATACGCAACCCAGAAATATCAGAGGCTAAATAA